A window of the Gemmatirosa kalamazoonensis genome harbors these coding sequences:
- the lhgO gene encoding L-2-hydroxyglutarate oxidase has protein sequence MTTSAARTTPLRPGASVAVIGAGLVGLATALKLARARPDLRIAVLEKEPRVASHQSTHNSGVLHAGLYYTPGSRKARLAVDGIRQMTAFCREHGVRHQICGKVVVAVDDAEIPRLRALLDRGTANGLRGLRWLSAAELREIEPHAAGVAAVRVPEEGIVDYRGVADAMLGELQALGAEVVTGAGVRALARREGAWQVETARGDRRAEFLVNCAGLQSDRVARMAGARTDARVVPFRGEYFVLRPERASLVKHLIYPVPDPSFPFLGVHFTRMIDGRVECGPNAVLALAREGYRKRDVRVGDVADALTFPGLWRFVARYPRVTWSELRRSASKPLFAASLRRLLPELREDDLLPGGSGVRAMAMSRDGALLQDFEFAATEGALHVINAPSPAATASLAIGDEIVRELGCAPAALHTTQMTG, from the coding sequence GTGACGACGTCCGCCGCCCGCACCACTCCGCTCCGTCCCGGCGCCTCGGTCGCCGTGATCGGGGCCGGGCTGGTGGGGCTCGCGACGGCGCTGAAGCTCGCGCGCGCACGCCCCGATCTGCGGATCGCGGTGCTGGAGAAGGAGCCGCGCGTGGCGAGCCACCAGAGCACGCACAACAGCGGCGTGCTGCACGCGGGGCTGTACTACACGCCCGGGTCGCGGAAGGCGCGGCTCGCCGTGGACGGCATCCGCCAGATGACCGCGTTCTGCCGCGAGCACGGCGTCCGCCACCAGATCTGCGGCAAGGTCGTGGTCGCAGTGGACGATGCGGAAATCCCGCGGCTGCGCGCGCTGCTCGACCGCGGCACGGCGAACGGGCTGCGGGGCCTGCGCTGGCTCTCGGCGGCGGAGCTGCGCGAGATCGAGCCGCACGCGGCGGGGGTCGCCGCCGTGCGCGTGCCGGAGGAGGGGATCGTCGACTACCGCGGCGTCGCGGATGCGATGCTCGGTGAGCTGCAAGCGCTCGGCGCGGAGGTCGTCACCGGCGCGGGCGTGCGGGCGCTCGCGCGGCGCGAGGGCGCGTGGCAGGTCGAGACCGCGCGGGGCGACCGACGCGCCGAGTTCCTCGTGAACTGCGCGGGGCTGCAGAGCGACCGCGTGGCGCGCATGGCCGGAGCGCGCACGGACGCGCGGGTGGTGCCGTTCCGCGGCGAGTACTTCGTGCTGCGTCCCGAGCGCGCGTCGCTCGTGAAGCACCTCATCTACCCGGTGCCCGATCCGAGCTTCCCGTTCCTCGGCGTGCACTTCACGCGCATGATCGACGGCCGGGTGGAGTGCGGGCCCAACGCGGTGCTCGCGCTCGCGCGCGAGGGCTACCGCAAGCGCGACGTGCGCGTGGGCGACGTCGCGGACGCGCTGACGTTTCCCGGGCTGTGGCGCTTCGTCGCGCGGTACCCGCGCGTGACGTGGTCGGAGCTGCGTCGCTCGGCGAGCAAACCGCTGTTCGCCGCGTCGCTCCGCCGGCTGCTGCCGGAGCTGCGCGAGGACGATCTGCTGCCCGGCGGGTCGGGCGTACGCGCGATGGCGATGTCGCGCGACGGCGCGCTGCTGCAGGATTTCGAGTTCGCGGCGACGGAGGGCGCGCTGCACGTGATCAACGCGCCGAGTCCCGCGGCGACCGCGTCGCTCGCCATCGGCGACGAGATCGTGCGCGAGCTGGGCTGCGCGCCCGCCGCGCTGCACACCACCCAGATGACCGGATGA
- a CDS encoding D-sedoheptulose-7-phosphate isomerase, giving the protein MDDRITGALRELADTAARTADLLADDIARAADMVRDTVRGGGTLFFCGNGGSAADAQHMATEYVVRYRRDRAAYPAVALTTDTSLLTAAGNDFGFDHVFSRQVEALCRSGDLLVIHSTSGNSPNVLLAARAARAKGVRVLAFSARDGGALRPLADHNVIIPTDRTDRAQELHLCIEHLICDMIEADELASRPVAGGVA; this is encoded by the coding sequence ATGGACGACCGCATCACCGGCGCGCTGCGCGAGCTGGCCGACACCGCCGCGCGCACCGCCGACCTGCTCGCCGACGACATCGCGCGCGCTGCGGACATGGTGCGCGACACCGTGCGCGGCGGCGGCACCCTGTTCTTCTGCGGCAACGGCGGCAGCGCCGCGGACGCGCAGCACATGGCCACCGAGTACGTCGTGCGCTACCGGCGCGATCGCGCGGCGTATCCGGCCGTCGCGCTCACGACCGACACCTCGCTGTTGACCGCCGCGGGGAACGACTTCGGCTTCGACCACGTGTTCTCGCGGCAGGTGGAGGCGCTGTGCCGCAGCGGCGACCTGCTCGTGATCCACTCGACGAGCGGCAACTCGCCGAACGTGCTGCTCGCCGCGCGCGCCGCGCGCGCGAAGGGCGTGCGCGTGCTCGCGTTCTCGGCGCGCGACGGCGGCGCGCTGCGGCCCCTGGCGGACCACAACGTGATCATCCCGACCGACCGCACCGACCGCGCGCAGGAGCTGCACCTGTGCATCGAGCACCTCATCTGCGACATGATCGAGGCGGACGAGCTGGCGTCGCGCCCGGTGGCGGGAGGCGTCGCGTGA
- a CDS encoding tyrosine-protein phosphatase produces the protein MIDLHTHLLPGVDDGAATEEASLRVLRRFAADGVRLVACTPHLRASRAHAVTADALDEKHDALRAVAPPEVTLVRGWEIMLDEPGVDLARPHLSLGGSSAVLVEFPGAVPVHADRELFRISMSGVVPVLAHPERYVGCTPQSARAWRAAGAALQVDAVMLLGTGTRARLARALLADGLVDLVASDNHGDGRSMALARDWLTAHGGAEQSDLLLRVNPERLLRNERPVPVPPLPIPTGALRLLRLWIAGRADRPSA, from the coding sequence GTGATCGACCTGCACACGCATCTCCTCCCGGGCGTCGACGACGGTGCGGCCACGGAGGAGGCGTCGCTGCGCGTGCTGCGCCGATTCGCCGCCGACGGCGTGAGGCTGGTGGCGTGCACCCCGCACCTCCGCGCGTCGCGCGCCCACGCGGTGACGGCGGACGCGCTCGACGAGAAGCACGACGCGCTGCGCGCGGTCGCACCGCCGGAAGTGACGCTCGTGCGCGGCTGGGAGATCATGCTCGACGAGCCGGGCGTCGATCTCGCGCGTCCGCACCTCTCGTTAGGCGGCTCGAGCGCCGTGCTCGTCGAGTTTCCCGGCGCCGTTCCCGTGCACGCGGACCGCGAGCTGTTCCGCATCAGCATGAGCGGCGTGGTGCCGGTGCTGGCCCACCCGGAGCGCTACGTGGGGTGCACGCCGCAGAGCGCGCGTGCGTGGCGCGCCGCCGGTGCGGCGCTGCAGGTGGACGCCGTGATGCTGCTCGGTACCGGCACCCGCGCGCGGCTGGCGCGCGCGCTGCTCGCCGACGGGCTCGTGGACCTCGTGGCGAGCGACAACCACGGCGACGGGCGCTCGATGGCGCTCGCTCGCGACTGGCTCACGGCGCACGGCGGAGCGGAGCAGTCCGATCTGCTGCTGCGCGTGAACCCCGAGCGTCTGCTGCGCAACGAGCGCCCGGTGCCCGTGCCGCCGCTCCCGATCCCGACCGGCGCGCTGCGGCTGCTGCGCTTGTGGATCGCCGGCCGCGCCGACCGACCGAGCGCCTAA
- a CDS encoding replication-associated recombination protein A: protein MRPRTLDEFVGQLHLLGTGKPLRDAIEQGRVLSMIFWGPPGTGKTTLARLVAQYTDRYFAPFSAVTEGVPRVREIVAEAEGRLQREGRGTILFVDEIHRFNRAQQDAFLPHVEAGTITLIGATTENPSFALTGALLSRTRVFVLEPLSAEDLNGLLRRALADPERGLGTRALRATDEALAFLAEHADGDARRALTALEAAADAVGDGGEIDRAAAQDALQRRVAHYDNAGEEHFNMLSAYHKSLRGSDPNGALYWMARMIEGGEDPLVMFRRAIAMASEDVGLADPEALKLAIAAREAYRMLGPPEGYLALSQMTIYLATAPKSNRSYMALEAALDAARETPAEPVPLHIRNAPTKLMKELGYHEGYQYAHAVPEAYIPQEYLPERLRGQTFYEPGSFGFEREIAKRLAWWAELKARTTAPPSSPGDAERSPEEAP, encoded by the coding sequence ATGCGCCCGCGCACGCTCGACGAGTTCGTGGGACAGCTGCACCTGTTAGGCACCGGCAAGCCGCTGCGCGACGCGATCGAGCAGGGGCGCGTGCTGTCGATGATCTTCTGGGGCCCGCCGGGCACCGGCAAGACGACGCTCGCCCGGCTCGTCGCGCAGTACACCGACCGCTACTTCGCGCCGTTCTCCGCGGTGACGGAGGGCGTGCCGCGCGTCCGCGAGATCGTCGCCGAGGCGGAAGGGCGGCTGCAGCGCGAGGGGCGCGGGACGATCCTGTTCGTCGACGAGATCCATCGCTTCAACCGCGCGCAGCAGGACGCCTTCCTGCCGCACGTGGAGGCCGGCACGATCACGCTGATCGGCGCGACGACGGAGAACCCGAGCTTCGCGCTCACGGGCGCGCTGCTGTCGCGCACACGCGTGTTCGTGCTTGAGCCGCTGTCGGCGGAGGACCTCAACGGCCTGCTGCGCCGCGCGCTCGCCGACCCGGAGCGCGGCCTCGGCACGCGCGCGCTGCGCGCGACCGACGAGGCGCTCGCGTTCCTCGCCGAGCACGCGGACGGCGACGCGCGGCGCGCGCTGACGGCGCTGGAGGCGGCGGCCGACGCGGTCGGCGACGGCGGTGAGATCGACCGCGCCGCGGCGCAGGACGCGCTGCAGCGGCGCGTCGCGCACTACGACAACGCGGGCGAGGAGCACTTCAACATGCTCTCCGCCTACCACAAGTCGCTGCGCGGGAGCGATCCGAACGGCGCGCTGTACTGGATGGCGCGCATGATCGAGGGGGGCGAGGATCCGCTCGTGATGTTCCGCCGCGCGATCGCGATGGCGTCGGAGGACGTGGGCCTCGCGGATCCGGAGGCGCTGAAGCTGGCGATCGCGGCGCGCGAGGCGTACCGCATGCTCGGGCCGCCGGAGGGGTATCTCGCGCTGTCGCAGATGACGATCTACCTGGCGACCGCGCCGAAGTCGAACCGGTCGTACATGGCGCTGGAGGCGGCGCTCGACGCCGCGCGCGAGACGCCCGCCGAGCCGGTGCCACTGCACATCCGGAACGCCCCGACGAAGCTCATGAAGGAACTGGGCTACCACGAAGGGTACCAGTATGCGCACGCCGTCCCCGAGGCATACATCCCGCAAGAGTACCTGCCCGAGCGGCTGCGTGGGCAGACGTTCTACGAACCCGGTTCGTTCGGCTTCGAGCGTGAGATCGCGAAGCGACTGGCGTGGTGGGCGGAGCTGAAGGCGCGGACGACCGCGCCGCCGTCCTCTCCCGGCGACGCCGAGCGTTCACCAGAGGAGGCACCATGA
- a CDS encoding SDR family NAD(P)-dependent oxidoreductase, whose product MIDLRGRRAVVTGGSRGIGAAVVRALAACGADVLVGYRARGEDADAVAADARSVGVRAESCSADLSTRDGVRGLFARAREALGGVDILVANAGVWPSEDVPVERLDDERWLRTMRENVDSMFYCAREAARVMGDGGRIVMISSTAGQRGEAFHADYAASKGAMISFVKSLAVELGPRGITVNSVAPGWVDTEMTADAMASGGRERIAATIPVGRVASPDDIAFPVVCLCAPQARHVTGEILNVNGGSVLCG is encoded by the coding sequence GTGATCGATCTCCGGGGAAGGCGCGCCGTCGTGACGGGCGGCTCGCGCGGGATCGGCGCGGCGGTCGTGCGCGCGCTCGCGGCGTGCGGCGCGGACGTGCTGGTGGGCTACCGGGCACGCGGCGAGGACGCCGACGCGGTGGCGGCCGACGCGCGGTCGGTGGGCGTGCGGGCCGAGTCGTGCAGCGCGGATCTGTCGACGCGCGACGGCGTGCGAGGGCTGTTCGCGCGCGCGCGCGAGGCGTTAGGCGGCGTCGACATCCTCGTCGCGAACGCGGGCGTGTGGCCGAGCGAGGACGTGCCGGTGGAGCGGCTCGACGACGAGCGGTGGCTGCGCACGATGCGCGAGAACGTCGACTCGATGTTCTACTGCGCGCGCGAGGCGGCGCGGGTGATGGGCGACGGCGGCCGCATCGTCATGATCTCGAGCACCGCCGGCCAGCGCGGCGAGGCGTTCCACGCCGACTACGCGGCGTCGAAGGGCGCGATGATCTCGTTCGTGAAGTCGCTCGCCGTGGAGCTCGGGCCGCGCGGCATCACCGTGAACAGCGTCGCGCCCGGGTGGGTGGACACCGAGATGACCGCCGACGCGATGGCATCCGGTGGTCGCGAGCGCATCGCCGCGACGATTCCGGTCGGCCGCGTGGCATCGCCGGACGACATCGCGTTCCCCGTCGTGTGCCTGTGCGCGCCGCAGGCGCGGCACGTCACCGGCGAGATCCTCAACGTGAACGGCGGGAGCGTCCTGTGCGGGTGA
- a CDS encoding class I SAM-dependent methyltransferase: MIVSNVDERTVEGFGAEWSAFTYEEADRAELQEMFDAYFRLFPWDELPPNAVGADIGCGTGRWARLAAPRVGKLHCVDASDDALAVARRNLAGAPNVEFHHASVDALPFAPGSLDFLYSLGVLHHVPDTAGAIRACARTLKPGAPMLLYLYYRFDNRPAWFRALWGASDALRRGIARMPFRLRLLTSQAIAFGVYWPLARTAKLIERTTGRVPGSFPLAAYRDRSMYVMRTDALDRFGTRLEQRFTRAEIRDMMARAGLERVRIDEDGPVCWCAVGYRSADAA, encoded by the coding sequence ATGATCGTGTCGAACGTAGACGAACGCACGGTGGAAGGTTTCGGCGCGGAGTGGTCGGCGTTCACGTACGAGGAGGCCGACCGTGCCGAGCTGCAGGAGATGTTCGACGCGTACTTCCGGCTGTTCCCGTGGGACGAGCTGCCGCCTAACGCCGTGGGCGCCGACATCGGCTGCGGCACCGGGCGGTGGGCGCGGCTCGCCGCGCCGCGCGTGGGGAAGCTGCACTGCGTGGACGCGAGCGACGATGCGCTCGCCGTGGCGCGGCGCAATCTCGCCGGAGCGCCGAACGTCGAGTTCCACCACGCCTCGGTCGACGCGCTGCCGTTCGCGCCCGGATCGCTCGACTTCCTGTACTCGTTAGGCGTGCTGCATCACGTGCCCGACACGGCCGGGGCGATCCGCGCCTGCGCGCGCACGCTGAAGCCCGGTGCGCCGATGCTGCTGTACCTCTACTACCGCTTCGACAACCGGCCGGCGTGGTTCCGTGCGCTGTGGGGCGCGAGCGACGCGCTGCGGCGCGGCATCGCGCGCATGCCGTTCCGGCTGCGGCTCCTGACGTCGCAGGCGATCGCGTTCGGCGTGTACTGGCCGCTCGCGCGCACCGCGAAGCTGATCGAACGCACGACGGGCCGCGTGCCGGGGTCGTTCCCGCTCGCCGCGTATCGCGACCGCAGCATGTACGTGATGCGCACGGATGCGCTGGACCGCTTCGGGACGCGCCTGGAGCAGCGGTTCACGCGCGCCGAGATCCGCGACATGATGGCGCGCGCGGGGCTGGAGCGTGTGCGCATCGACGAGGACGGGCCGGTCTGCTGGTGCGCGGTCGGCTACCGTTCGGCCGACGCGGCGTGA
- a CDS encoding asparaginase, with product MRVIAALFTGGTISMRVDESAGGAVPSLSAEEILEAARGIERVARVRPEQWGRYPGPHMTVDRQWALRNRIAELLADPEIHGVVATHGTDTLEETAYLVARSVASRKPIVFTGAMRSASDLGWDGPANLLDAVTVAAAPEAEGIGTVVVMGGRVFAGLEDAKTHTHDLSAFESPGLGPLGVIDEGRVIVRRRLAGTAPVLCPEAPAEPVDIVTAWAGCDARLLDASRESGARGVVLAAMGRGNVPPAMVPGIERWIADGKPVVIASRAGEGRVGQTYAYPGGGRRLHELGAVFAGARRPQQARIDLMLALGAGLGAHELRAVFEG from the coding sequence GTGCGGGTGATCGCGGCGCTGTTCACCGGCGGCACCATCTCCATGCGCGTGGACGAGAGCGCGGGCGGCGCCGTGCCGTCGCTGTCGGCCGAGGAGATCCTCGAGGCGGCGCGCGGCATCGAGCGCGTGGCGCGGGTGCGACCGGAGCAGTGGGGGCGCTATCCGGGGCCGCACATGACGGTCGACCGGCAGTGGGCGCTCCGGAACCGTATCGCGGAGCTGCTCGCCGACCCGGAGATCCACGGCGTGGTCGCGACGCACGGCACCGACACGCTCGAGGAGACGGCGTACCTCGTCGCGCGGTCGGTCGCGTCGCGGAAGCCGATCGTGTTCACCGGCGCGATGCGCTCGGCGAGCGACCTCGGATGGGACGGGCCCGCGAACCTGCTCGACGCGGTGACGGTGGCCGCGGCGCCGGAGGCGGAAGGGATCGGGACGGTGGTCGTGATGGGCGGCCGGGTGTTCGCCGGGCTGGAGGACGCGAAGACGCACACGCACGACCTCTCGGCGTTCGAGTCGCCCGGGCTCGGGCCGCTCGGCGTGATCGACGAGGGGCGGGTGATCGTGCGGCGGCGGCTCGCCGGCACGGCGCCCGTGCTGTGCCCCGAGGCTCCCGCGGAGCCGGTCGACATCGTGACCGCGTGGGCCGGGTGCGACGCTCGGCTGCTCGACGCGTCGCGGGAGAGCGGAGCGCGGGGCGTGGTGCTCGCGGCGATGGGCCGCGGCAACGTGCCGCCGGCGATGGTGCCGGGCATCGAGCGCTGGATCGCGGACGGCAAGCCGGTCGTGATCGCGTCGCGCGCCGGCGAAGGGCGGGTCGGCCAGACCTACGCGTATCCGGGCGGCGGGCGGCGGCTCCACGAGCTGGGCGCCGTGTTCGCGGGCGCGCGCCGGCCGCAGCAGGCACGGATCGATCTCATGCTCGCTCTCGGCGCCGGGCTCGGCGCGCACGAGCTACGGGCGGTGTTCGAGGGGTGA
- a CDS encoding CCA tRNA nucleotidyltransferase, with product MSDRTALDADVPARLAPPRGVLEIARRLEKAGFETWCVGGAVRDALLDHPQLDWDLATAATPDEMRRLFRRTVPKGVEFGTLGIFDSDGEMHEVTTFRRDVRTDGRHAVVEFGASLDDDLARRDFTINAIAYSPERHVVHDPFGGRHDLVRGVVRAVGDPATRMREDRLRALRAIRFAGRFGFAIDDATWGAIVDSAPHLVRLSAERVREELEKTMKQVARPSLALERWRASGALGVLVPELADAQPERFATADCLPMPTLAARPQRLDLRLASLWLDAEPRAVDEALRRLRASNAKVRATTELADRWRRIGGAVRDALLADTPPRDADIRRWAAATGRTRLPMLLRLAAARFAAERLLGEVAPEPSSLRALYRRAVRIAYRDPVDVADLAVSGGDLLSIPGVRGPLVGELLRRLLERVVEDPRLNTRDALLAIARELLSELGG from the coding sequence GTGAGCGACCGCACGGCCCTGGACGCGGACGTTCCCGCGCGCCTCGCGCCGCCGCGCGGCGTGCTGGAGATCGCGCGCCGGCTGGAGAAGGCGGGGTTCGAGACGTGGTGCGTGGGCGGTGCGGTGCGGGACGCGCTGCTCGACCATCCCCAGCTCGACTGGGACCTCGCCACCGCGGCGACGCCGGACGAGATGCGGCGGCTGTTCCGCCGCACCGTCCCGAAGGGGGTCGAGTTCGGCACGTTAGGCATCTTCGACTCCGACGGCGAGATGCACGAGGTGACGACGTTCCGGCGCGACGTGCGCACGGACGGACGGCATGCCGTCGTGGAGTTCGGCGCGTCGCTCGACGACGATCTCGCGCGGCGCGACTTCACGATCAATGCGATCGCGTACTCGCCCGAGCGTCACGTGGTGCACGACCCGTTCGGCGGGCGGCACGACCTCGTGCGCGGCGTCGTGCGCGCGGTGGGCGACCCGGCGACGCGCATGCGCGAGGACCGGCTGCGCGCGCTGCGCGCGATCCGCTTCGCCGGCCGCTTCGGCTTCGCGATCGACGACGCGACGTGGGGCGCGATCGTCGACAGCGCACCGCACCTCGTGCGATTGTCGGCCGAGCGGGTGCGCGAGGAGCTGGAGAAGACGATGAAGCAGGTCGCGCGGCCGTCGCTCGCCCTCGAGCGATGGCGGGCGAGCGGCGCGCTCGGGGTGCTCGTGCCCGAGCTGGCCGACGCGCAGCCCGAGCGGTTCGCGACCGCCGACTGCCTGCCGATGCCGACGCTCGCCGCGCGCCCGCAGCGGCTCGATCTCCGGCTCGCGTCGTTGTGGCTCGACGCCGAGCCCCGCGCGGTGGACGAGGCGCTGCGGCGGCTGCGCGCATCGAACGCGAAGGTGCGCGCGACGACCGAGCTGGCCGACCGCTGGCGGCGGATCGGCGGCGCGGTGCGCGACGCGCTGCTCGCGGACACACCGCCGCGCGACGCCGACATCCGTCGATGGGCGGCGGCCACGGGCCGCACGCGCCTTCCCATGCTGCTGCGGCTCGCCGCCGCGCGCTTCGCGGCGGAGCGCCTGCTCGGCGAGGTCGCGCCGGAGCCGTCGTCGCTGCGGGCGCTGTACCGGCGCGCGGTGCGCATCGCGTACCGCGATCCCGTGGACGTCGCCGACCTCGCGGTGAGCGGCGGCGACCTGCTGTCCATTCCGGGGGTGCGCGGGCCGCTCGTGGGCGAGCTGCTGCGGCGCCTGCTGGAGCGCGTGGTGGAGGATCCGCGACTCAACACGCGCGACGCGCTGCTCGCGATCGCGCGCGAGTTGCTGTCGGAGCTCGGCGGCTAG
- a CDS encoding ZIP family metal transporter → MGAALPFALLAALANVLGALAVTARSRWSVRSLETMIALSAGFMISVSLADVLPEAIERGGHEAAVIATLGFLLVHLTQHTFARHFHFGEETHHVTRAVSVSALGGLLLHTFVDGVAIASGFAADERIGLLLASAILLHKLPEGLAISSLFLASGEGRAKALGAATLLGAATLLGLGVALATQLRGTTGLALAAGVTLYVAAANLVPEVQRKPGWRLSIAFFFGSGLYFAARAALERGLSR, encoded by the coding sequence ATGGGCGCGGCGCTCCCGTTCGCGCTGCTCGCCGCGCTCGCGAACGTGCTCGGCGCGCTCGCCGTGACGGCGCGCTCGCGATGGAGCGTGCGGTCGCTCGAGACCATGATCGCGCTCTCGGCGGGATTCATGATCTCCGTGTCGCTCGCCGACGTGCTGCCGGAGGCCATCGAGCGGGGCGGGCACGAGGCGGCGGTGATCGCGACGCTGGGCTTCCTGCTCGTGCACCTCACGCAGCACACGTTCGCGCGGCACTTCCACTTCGGCGAGGAGACGCACCACGTCACGCGCGCGGTGAGCGTGTCCGCGTTAGGCGGGCTGCTGCTGCACACGTTCGTCGACGGCGTGGCGATCGCGAGCGGCTTCGCCGCCGACGAGCGCATCGGACTGCTCCTCGCGAGCGCGATCCTGCTGCACAAGCTGCCCGAGGGGCTCGCGATCTCGAGCCTGTTCCTCGCCTCGGGCGAGGGGCGCGCGAAGGCGCTCGGCGCGGCGACGCTGCTCGGCGCCGCGACGCTGCTCGGCCTCGGCGTGGCGCTCGCGACGCAGCTCCGGGGGACGACCGGGCTCGCGCTCGCGGCGGGCGTCACGCTCTACGTGGCGGCGGCCAACCTGGTGCCGGAGGTGCAGCGCAAGCCGGGATGGCGGCTGTCGATCGCGTTCTTCTTCGGGAGTGGACTGTATTTCGCCGCGCGCGCCGCCCTCGAGCGGGGGCTGAGCCGGTGA
- a CDS encoding LEA type 2 family protein, with the protein MIRRFVGVLGVGLAVATAGTVGCAALGMGGFKDPIVTFRDVRINGLGVAGGSADVVLSVYNPNGFKLEGVRLTYNLMVDSTPVGNGALDDRFTVQKGESTEVRLPVSFTYAGLGAAGRQLMQSGSVRYRVLGDVTVATPLGNFTRPYDRTGSFSSFGRTSR; encoded by the coding sequence ATGATTCGCAGATTCGTCGGAGTGCTGGGAGTCGGGCTGGCCGTCGCGACGGCCGGCACGGTGGGGTGCGCGGCGCTCGGCATGGGGGGCTTCAAGGACCCCATCGTCACGTTCCGCGACGTGCGCATCAACGGCCTGGGGGTCGCGGGCGGCAGCGCGGACGTCGTGCTGAGCGTGTACAACCCGAACGGCTTCAAGCTCGAGGGCGTGCGGCTGACGTACAACCTGATGGTCGACTCGACGCCGGTGGGCAACGGCGCGCTCGACGACCGGTTCACGGTGCAGAAGGGCGAGTCGACCGAGGTGCGGCTGCCGGTCTCGTTCACGTACGCGGGCCTCGGGGCCGCGGGGCGGCAGCTCATGCAGTCGGGCTCCGTGCGCTACCGGGTGCTCGGCGATGTGACGGTCGCCACACCGCTCGGCAACTTCACGCGGCCGTACGACCGCACGGGCAGCTTCTCGTCGTTCGGGCGGACGTCGCGTTAG
- the rfbD gene encoding dTDP-4-dehydrorhamnose reductase: protein MTPIAVLVTGADGQLGRALCRALHGTTRVIAAPRAALDVTDADAVRRTLRTLRPDAIVNAAAFTAVDAAEDRRDEAWAVNAIAPGILAEEAARLDAVMVHYSTDYVFDGEARTPYTEDAPTNPLGVYGASKLAGERAVRDAAPRSLVIRTGWLFAAHGHGFLQSMLRRAADAEMRDTPVRVVDDRRGTPTSARWVAQATTHMVTHVCRSATFGAWGTYHVAASGEATWHAFAGAIFANLAARGGVVPPLQAIPSSAYPTRATRPAYSVLDTSRAARTFRVAPASWQSQLAETLDEQLGGAGAPDTEPLLAHRD, encoded by the coding sequence GTGACGCCGATCGCTGTCCTCGTCACCGGAGCCGACGGACAGCTCGGCCGCGCGCTCTGTCGTGCGCTCCACGGTACGACGCGCGTGATCGCCGCGCCGCGCGCCGCGCTCGACGTGACCGACGCCGACGCGGTGCGCCGGACGCTCCGCACGCTGCGCCCGGACGCGATCGTGAACGCCGCCGCGTTCACCGCCGTCGACGCAGCCGAGGACCGGCGCGACGAGGCGTGGGCGGTGAACGCGATCGCGCCGGGCATCCTCGCCGAGGAAGCGGCGCGGCTCGACGCGGTGATGGTGCACTACTCGACGGACTACGTGTTCGACGGCGAGGCGCGCACGCCGTACACGGAGGACGCGCCGACGAATCCGCTCGGCGTGTACGGCGCGTCGAAGCTCGCGGGCGAGCGCGCGGTGCGCGACGCGGCGCCGCGCTCGCTCGTGATCCGTACGGGCTGGCTGTTCGCCGCGCACGGCCATGGGTTCCTGCAGTCGATGCTGCGCCGCGCGGCCGACGCCGAGATGCGCGACACGCCCGTGCGTGTCGTCGACGACCGGCGCGGCACGCCGACGTCGGCGCGATGGGTGGCGCAGGCGACGACGCACATGGTGACGCACGTGTGCCGGAGCGCGACCTTCGGCGCGTGGGGCACGTATCACGTCGCCGCGTCGGGCGAGGCGACCTGGCACGCGTTCGCGGGGGCGATCTTCGCCAACCTGGCCGCGCGCGGCGGCGTGGTGCCGCCGCTGCAGGCGATCCCGTCGTCGGCGTATCCGACGCGCGCGACGCGCCCCGCGTACTCGGTGCTCGACACCAGCCGGGCCGCGCGCACGTTCCGCGTGGCGCCGGCGTCGTGGCAGTCGCAGCTGGCCGAGACCCTGGACGAGCAGCTCGGGGGCGCGGGCGCGCCCGACACGGAGCCGCTGCTCGCTCACCGCGATTAG
- the rfbC gene encoding dTDP-4-dehydrorhamnose 3,5-epimerase produces the protein MRVTPLDLPDVLLIEPRVARDARGWFYESWSGGRFAQLGLGHRFVQDNVSCSRRGVLRGLHLQHPHGQGKLLSVLHGEIHDVAVDVRRGSPTFGRWCAVRLEAETGRQIFIPAGYAHGFLVRSDSAVVGYKVTEGYHPEDEITVAWNDAAIGITWPLDGAPILSDRDAAAPTLAELTDRLPTYDAATALLVGLTEARA, from the coding sequence GTGCGAGTGACTCCGCTCGACCTGCCGGACGTCCTGCTCATCGAGCCGCGCGTGGCGCGTGACGCCCGCGGTTGGTTCTACGAGAGCTGGAGCGGCGGACGTTTCGCGCAGCTCGGGCTGGGCCACCGGTTCGTGCAGGACAACGTCTCGTGCTCGCGCCGCGGCGTGCTGCGCGGGCTGCACCTGCAGCATCCGCACGGCCAGGGGAAGCTGCTCTCGGTGCTGCACGGCGAGATCCACGACGTCGCCGTCGACGTGCGACGCGGGAGCCCGACGTTCGGCCGGTGGTGCGCGGTGCGGCTCGAGGCGGAGACGGGGCGGCAGATCTTCATTCCCGCGGGCTACGCGCACGGCTTTCTCGTGCGCAGCGATTCCGCGGTCGTCGGCTACAAAGTGACCGAAGGCTACCATCCCGAGGACGAGATCACCGTCGCGTGGAACGACGCGGCGATCGGGATCACGTGGCCGCTGGACGGTGCGCCGATCCTCTCCGATCGCGATGCGGCCGCACCGACGCTCGCCGAGCTGACCGATCGACTGCCGACGTACGACGCGGCGACGGCGCTGCTCGTGGGGCTGACGGAGGCGCGCGCGTGA